acgttaaaatttctttttttttagttatttttaaaaattttatattgtttgaaaaataaaaactaaaccTGACAGCTGTAGGATTTGAACCCCCAACCTTTCGGACCAAAGCCTGAATCTGGCCGGCGAAACTATCGCACCACCGTGCAACAATATTTTAGTTGTTCAATAGATGAAAGCTGAGTTCACCCCTGAAGATCGATTTGGAAATTTCTACTAAAACATAAAATAAGGAGTTAAGATTAGAGCCATAATAATATTttgacaattaaaaaaaaaaaaataattcacttTGGATAACTTAATAATACAATAATCGAAAGCTTATTTGATCAAGCTTATACATGCCCCACATCCAAAccaaaatcaaataataatccaataataaattatatctaTAAATAAGTATATGTGCAAACTTTAAACCTCTCCAACGTGAAAAGGGATACCAACAAGTTATAGTTTGTTGGCTTTTATATGCATCATCCTTCGGATTTACATTTAATCAAGAGTTTATGTCCGATGTAGCTAGTTTCAATTAGGTGAAAGTACTTAAGTCATAAAAGAAAGTGATGGAAATCCTAAGAAGATCGTGGCTTATCTTTTCTCACTCTCTTCCTTACCTTTTACGTACTCCCCACGATTGCTACGTATTCCTCAATAAAACACCATCCCATTACAAAATCATTGGTCAAAGTTCAAATCCTTAAGTGCCCACATTCTCTACTACTTTAGCATCTCAAATAGAATATCTAATAGGAATAAGACATCTGACCTGATCTATTACTTTCAATACATCAAAGATCCAACTCACCATATCACTAGTGAGACTTAGGGCCCATGAGGTTATATGGAGTACTAGTTTATTCGTGGCAAGCTTAATTACATATTCTTACTTTTCTGCTTGTATGCATACAGATCATTGGATCGGGTTTTGGATTTTATGTGTGAATCTGTAGCAACCTAAATCCAATctaataataatttaagattaaTCAACCCAAATCCAATCTAATAATATtttaagattaattttgatatccgaatataatttaataatttattaaatttatttttcctatttaaaTTTTACGTTTGACTGTTTGAGGTTGATTTCGGAACTAAATAATTAGTTATTTGCCTCCATTAACGTGTAAGTGACCTTATTTTTCcagaagagaaaggaaataaCCAAATTGCAACCGTTCGTGTCGCCACCCCGCTCTTTTTTCCTCCATTCAACCTCGCGCTTCAGGTGGAAATGGAGACCttgacctctctctctctcttcccttcccccacctctctctctctctctcttccctttgttctttttttcttcttcttccttgcatTCTTGATTCCGCGGTTGCGCCACCGGCCATGGCTGCCTCCCTCAAGACCGCCGCCGTCGACCTAAAGGCGGCTGCCgcccgccgcctccgccgcggCCGACCCCCCGTGGCTACCTGGAAGAGCCGGATCCTGGCCGTCGCTCTGCTCGCTACCGCCATCACCGCCGTCCTCACCGGCGTCGTTCCCTTGTCCCCCACCATCAGTTTCCTCTTCCCTCCCTCCACCTTTCCTACGTCCTCCTCCGCCTACGCCAATTCCTCGGTATCCCTTCTCTCCGTCaaccctcctccgcctcctcttaGTCGCCACCCAATTCCTAAACGAGCAGCCTCTCGTCCTTCTCCAATCCGGAATCGTGGTTCCGCAGGCGTAAATTCTGGTGCGGGTGATGCAAAGGTCCCACCTTTTCCTCTCTTAATTGGGaaagattttatttttgtacTCAATTTCGTGGGAAGAAACTAATTGCTTCTTCAATTTATATTTAGGAATCTTTTTTGTCGATGTCACCAGATGAGCAACTCAGGTATGCCAAGATGGAGATTGAGAATGCCCCTTTAGTTGTGGATGATCCTGAGTTATTTGCCCCCTTGTTTCGAAATGTATCAGTTTTCAAGAGGTGGGAATCATTACAGCTACCTTCTATCAGGCTGTTTAATATTTCACTTTTGTCTGTTCAATTTGGTGATATGGTTTTCTTTGTAgggattaattaattggattgtaGTTGTTTCTTGTTTACTTTACCAATATATATGTTAGGTTGTTAAGTACCATCAAGGTAAGCTAACtctaagaagagagagagaaaaacgaGAAAACTTGATTCATTGAGTAATAAAACAGTAAGCTGCCTGTTTGTTACTTATAATGTATTAACGAGTCTGGTTAATACTGTTGTGGCCAGGCAATGACTACTGCAAAAGGATAATACAAATATCTTGGGAAGTTGTTCGCCAGTTGTGGTTAATATTCCTTGTGAAACTACTACAAACCTTATCAACCCGGGGTTAGTTTATGGAAGCAAATCAGTGTTTGCATGAGGACTATCTTAGAAAACTAGCCTACTTATATAAATTCGCAGATGCTTCcctcaatatatatttttgagagaTATCGCCACTCATTTCATTGATCAATGAAATGGGTGATTCTCTAGCTATATAGGCTCATTTTGCAGGGACATAATTGTCCTGGTAGCTATGCTAAAATTTAGGCTGGTGGGGGGGAATAAGATatgatattataatattttgtacctGAATCAAGATGTGGATCCAGTTatgaataaataatttaatgTAGCCTACCTTTTTTCCACGTAATTAGAGCACTTTTTAAGTTATCTTTCTCTGCTATCTTTTACAAATGGTGTAATTATAACTGGATCCTTTTGACATCCATATTTAAGTATAACTTTTCTTTTGGAGGACATTTAAATTATCTATTTTTACAAGttgtttatttcatattttttcctTCATTTCCTTTATCAGTTATAATTTCTTCTTCTGGTCCTTTTAGGATTTCTCACTCCaaattaatagaaaaatattCGCACTCCCAAATAAATTGTGGATACCCTCAAAAGTTTAAAGAAGAAAATCTGAGATATAACAAGATAAATTTGATTCATCAGCAATAGTCATACATATGTAAAAAAGAAGACATAAGAAATCCAAAGAATCCGGTAAGAAGCATAGCATAAAAAGAAACCTATTGGTCTGTCTATCCACTTATCTATGGTGTATAAAACAACATGCTGTCAAGAAAGAATTAAGGTGGGAGAAAGGGAAGAACAATAAAGCGGACATCTCTGCAAGAAAaagtggaaaaaagaaaaagatccaaGTGAGAAATTTTTAAGAAATCTGACAGAAATCCTATTTCTTATTAATTGTTGTCCATACTTCATGGTTAAAAAAATGTGGAGGCAACAAGTCATCCTTTTTGAATCTAAGTTAATCTTATACTTTTAGTTTTCCAAAGTAATCAACATGAcatattttatttgattatcTTTTAGATAGGCTTCTTCCTTTTAATAGGTTAACTGACCTCAAAATGGGTTTACAATATTCCTGTAGACTCAAGCTCGACCTGTGTTTTTCACCTATGGATCAAAGTCAGAATTAGTAGTATGACTCCACCCGACAGCAATAAAGTCCATGTAAAAATGCCAAGGTTAAGGACTAAGGAGCCTATGTCCCTGGAGTCCACCCTTATATTCTTAACCAGCTTGGTTTTCAATATTGAGCTTGCCTTGTGCCTGTCTGTGCTATTTTCTCCCTTGCAGATGAGTGGTGCAGtaatttcagaaaaaaatcTTAACAGCCCTACTTGTAAGAGTTCTTTGCATTTGTTTTGGTTTCATCGGAGTTAGATATGACACGTCCCTAATGTTGTCTTACACTTGGTCAATTTCATTTCTGAAAATTGAGCTTTCTATCAGAATCTGAAAGTATCAGTCTAATTTGTTTGttctggattgattttgatatagtAGTTGGGCAatgttttatcttttatttttaatagtattattttattttttatcagcACATCACTGTTGTACCTACTTGAAAACAATATTTCAGCATCTTGTGCCAGTTTACTTGTTTTGATACTCAGAACTACAATATTCAATTAGCATTTTCTTTTGTAAGCCATTACAGTTGAAGTGCATTATGTATTAGACAAACTCTTAACATTCTTACACTGATCAGATATCTTCTTAAGGAACAATTAAAGCAATTACTTAAAGCTGTTATTTGTTCAGGAGCTATGAACTGATGGAAAGAATTCTGAAAGTTTATATCTATGAGGATGGGCCAGCACCCATTTTCCACACTCCAGAGCTTCAAGGCATCTATGCATCTGAAGGATGGTTCATGAAATTGATGGAAGAGAACTGGCGATTTGTGGTGACAAATCCAAGCAAAGCTCACTTATTCTACCTTCCCTATAGTTCGCGTCAGCTAGGACTTACTCTCTACGTGCGTAATTCACATAATTTGAGGCCCTTATCACTCTTCTTGAGGGACTATGTGAACATGATTGCTGCCAAATATCCTTTCTGGAATCGAACTAGAGGAGCAGATCATTTTCTAGTTGCTTGCCATGATTGGGTAAGTTTACCTGACTGTCCATATAGATTATATTAGTTTTCTAAATTATGTGAACATATCTTCCTATTCTTGCAATTATCATAGGCTTCATGTATAGTCTTTGCTGCTGGTGTTATCACCTGCCTTTAttttcatctttcttcttttccaagTGTCAATGCATATCTGATAACTCAGAATTTGCTAGAAAAAGATATTCAGCTATTCTGATTTTTCCCATTTTGTGGAGCGAATATCTGATTATGTTAAGCCACATGACAGTGAGATAGATTGTAATTGGTTGGAGCACATAAATTTTCTTAAGAAGATCGAGCTGCTCAGAAAGGCAATAATCAGAAGTGAGATACTCTATCTGGCATTCTACATCCGATATACTTTTTCTGGATATTGTAAATATTGCTTAATTTAGAGAATAGATCAAAAGTAACTGTTCTACTAAATAACcatattaaaattattaaatatattgaAAAATTCTAACAACAGTTTTAATCATGCTTGTATACACAATAATTGCTGATAACCAACGTTTTAAGTTTTGGTAGAAACAGATTAATTTTTGCTGACACCAAACTAAAACGGACACCTAGTTTCGAGTTTCAATCATTTTCATTAGTTTCAGCCGGTTTCTAGTAAAACTGACTGATTTCATCCAATTTCGGTGGTTTCGGCCACTTTCAGTCAAACTGACTGGAACAAGCAATAGATTATGTCTTTTTGATGGGGTTtacaaatatttatttatttaagtaCTTAAGCTATATACTATCGATTTTCAAAAGTTTTTCCTTCTTGTCTTGAGTTAAAAGACGTGATAGATGATAAATTTAACCCTTCTTAGGCGAAGGTCTCCAAAAAACTGTTATTACAGTACTTTATAAAGACTAACATGAGCAACTAGATACAAGAtatttcatataataa
This portion of the Phoenix dactylifera cultivar Barhee BC4 chromosome 11, palm_55x_up_171113_PBpolish2nd_filt_p, whole genome shotgun sequence genome encodes:
- the LOC120112403 gene encoding probable glycosyltransferase At5g03795, with the protein product MAASLKTAAVDLKAAAARRLRRGRPPVATWKSRILAVALLATAITAVLTGVVPLSPTISFLFPPSTFPTSSSAYANSSVSLLSVNPPPPPLSRHPIPKRAASRPSPIRNRGSAGVNSGAGDAKESFLSMSPDEQLRYAKMEIENAPLVVDDPELFAPLFRNVSVFKRSYELMERILKVYIYEDGPAPIFHTPELQGIYASEGWFMKLMEENWRFVVTNPSKAHLFYLPYSSRQLGLTLYVRNSHNLRPLSLFLRDYVNMIAAKYPFWNRTRGADHFLVACHDWGPYTTTAHEELRENTIKALCNADVSEGIFVREKDVSLPETTIRSPKNPLRNVGGGKPVSKRSFLAFYAGNMHGRVRPILNKYWGDDEDMRIYRRLPNRVSKNMSYVQHMKSSKFCICPMGYEVNSPRIVEAIYYECVPVIIADNFVLPFDEVLDWSAFSVVVAEQDIPNLKNILLGIPLRRYMSMLAGVKMLQKHFLWHAKPLKYDIFHMILHSIWLNRLNQIQLQQ